Below is a genomic region from Salinirussus salinus.
CCAGCGAGGGGCCGGTCGGCGTCGAGGACATGATGCTCGAAGAGGAGAGCGCCCAGCGCGTCGAGGAGACCGACACCGGGGTGCGCTACAGCCTCGACCGCCTGGGGATCCCCCTCGTCGAGATCGGCACCGACCCCGACATCCGGAGCCCGGAACAGGCCCGCGAGGCCGCCGAACGGATCGGGATGTTGCTTCGCTCGACGGGAAAGGTCAAACGCGGCCTCGGAACGATCCGCCAGGACGTCAACGTCTCCATCGCCGAGGGCGCACGCGTGGAGATCAAGGGCGTCCAGAGTCTGGATGACATCGACGACATCGTCCGCAACGAGGTGGCCCGCCAGGCCGAACTCCTCGATATCCGGGCTGAACTCACCGACAGGGACGCGGCCGTCGGCGACCCCCGGAACGTGACCGAGGTCTTCGCGGACACCGACAGCGGCGTCATCCGGGGCGCACTCTCCGATGGCGGGCGGGCGATGGCCGTCCGGCTGGCGGGTTTCGACGGGCTCGTCGGCCACGAGCTCCTGCCCGACCGCCGGCTGGGGACGGAGTTCGCCGACCACGCCAAACGCCACGGTGCGGGAGGCATCTTCCACACCGACGAACTCCCCGCCTACGGCGTCACCGAGGAGGAAGTCGAGGCGCTACGGGAGGCCGTGGGGGCGGAGGAGGGGGATGCGGTCGCGCTCGTTGCCGACGACCCGGAGACCGCCGAACTGGCCATCGACGCCGTCGCCGAGCGCGCGGCCACCGCCATCGAGGGCGTCCCCGAGGAGACCCGGGACGCAAACGAGGACGGCACCACCCGGTACCTGCGGCCGCTGCCGGGTGCGGCGCGGATGTACCCCGAGACGGACGTGCCGCCAGTCGAACCCGACCCCTCGGAGGTCGAGCCGCCCGAGCTCCTTACCGAGAAGGTCGACCGCTACCAGCAGGAGTTCGGCCTCGACGGGAGCCTGGCCGAACAGGTCGCCTACGGCCGCCGGATGCCGCTGTTCGAGGCGGCCGTCGAGCGCGGCGTCGACCCCAACCTCGCGGCCCGGACCGTCGAGTCCACCGTCACGGAGCTTCGCCGGGACGGCGTCCCCGTCGAGGAACTGACCGACGACCACTTCCGCGGGGTCTTCGCCCTGCTGGCCGACGACGAGGTGGCTTCCGAGGGCGTCCCGGACCTGCTGACCGCGCTGGCCGAGGAGCCTGCCCTCTCCGCCGAAGAGGCTGCCGAACAGGAGGACCTGGGGAGCGCCAATACGGAGGCGGTCCGCGAAGCGGTCGTGGAGGTCGTCGAGCGCCACGCCGACCAGGTCGAGGAGGAGGGGATGGGTGCCTTCTCCGCGCTGATGGGCGAGTGCATGGGCGCGCTGCGGGGGAAAGCCGAGGGCGACGTCGTGAGCGACGTGCTCCGCGAGGAGATCCAGAAGCGGGCTACCTGAGCGCGAACTCGTGGACGGGCCACTCGGCCTCGTAGGAGAGGTGCATCTCGGGGTCGATGCCGACCTCCGCGGGGTCGCGCACCCGGAGTTCGACGGCCGAGCCGATTTCGACCTCTTCCAGGTCCGCGGTCACTCGCCCGGCCAGCCGCGCGCCCGAGTCGAGTTCGACGACTGCGACCGTCACCGGCGCGAGGTCGGCGAACGGTGAGGGCGGCTGGTAGACGGCGGTGTAGCTGACGACCGTCCCGGTCTGTGGCTGCTCCTCGGTCTCGACCGCCCGACTCCCGCAGCCGTAACAGGCCGGCCGCGGCGGCACGAGGTGGGTCCCACAGTCCGTACACCGGCCGGCGACGAGCCGCCCCTCCGCGAGCGCGTCGAAGAAGCCGGGCAGCGTGAAGGGGGAGCCGCTGGTGACGTCTTCGGGCGCAAGCGGCCCCGTCCGCGGTCCCTCCGTCATCTGCCGGCCCTCCGGAGGACGTGTACTGCGGTGTGGGCATCCGCCAGGCCACCCTCGTTGATCAGCAGCGCGGTATCCGCATCCGGGACCTGACGGTCGCCGGCCCGGCCGGTCAGCTGCTCGTACCCCTCGACGGCCTGGAACAGCCCGGTCGCGCCGATGGGGTGACCGCGCGCCTTGAGGCCGCCGCTGGTGTTGACCCGGACGTCGGTCCACCCCGGAGAGCGCTCGCCGGGCTCGCGGACCGTCTCGGCGCCCCTCCCCCCGGGGGCGAAGCCGGCCGCCTCCGCGAGCAGCGCCTCGCAGACGGTGAAGGCGTCGTGGACCTCCGCGACGTCCACGTCGGCCGGTTCGACCCCCGCCTCCTCGTAGGCGCGGCCCGCGGCCACGTCCGCGCCTTCGACGTAGGTGAGGTCGCGCTCGGCGACCGCGAGCGTGTTCGCCGCGGTCCCGACCCCTGCGACTTCGACGGGCTCGGTGCCCAGGTCGGCCGCAGTTCCGGGCTCAGCGACGAGCACCGCGGCTGCGCCGTCGCTGACGGGCGCGCAGTCGTACAGCTTCAGCGGCGGCGCCACCGGGTCGGACTCGAGGACCGTCTCGACGTCGACCTCGTGGTCGAACATCGCGCGCGGGTTGGCGGCGGCGTTGCGGTGGTTCTTGACCGCGATCCGCGCCAGGTCCTCCTCGGTCGCGTCGGTCTCGTGGAGATAGCGCCGGGCCAGCAGCGCGTACTGGCTGGGCGCGGTGATGCCCGAGCGCTGTTCCAGCGCGCGCTCGAAAGCCGCCGCCAGGGCGTTGGTCGCGCCCTCGGTCCCCCCGGCGGTCATCTTCTCGACCCCGCAGGCCAGCACCGCGTCGTGGACCCCGGCCCGGACGTCCCGAACGGCGTTTTTCAGCGCGAGCGCGCCCGCAGCAGCGCAGGCCTCCACGCGCTCGGCCGGGCAGTTGCGCAGCCCGGCCCACTCCGCCAGCAGCGTCCCCTGCATGATCTGGTTCTCGTAGCGCTCGGACTGTGCGCCGACGTAAACGGCGTCGACGACCTCGGCGGGGTCGGGCAACCCCTCGAAGGCCTCGGCCAGTGCCCGGGAGAACAGGTCCCGGCCGGGCAGGTCCGTCCGGCCGACCGGAGAGGTTCCGACGGTTGCGATGTGAGCCTGTACCATGCTCGGAGTTCCCGCCCGGCCCGCTTAACCGTTCGGTCCGTTCCGGCCGTCGCGTGCGCTCACATACCGGCCGGACTCGGGTGAGCGTCGCCGGAACGTGCGACCAAATATTAATATGAGGGTTGACAAGCAGACCCCTATGGGCGAGCGGGAGGACGGAACGATGGAAGACGCGCTCAAGGAGATCGCCTATCTCACACGGTCGCCGAACCGCGTGAGGATACTCGACTGTCTCGCCGAGGGGCCGCGGACCCGGCGGGAGGCTAAAGAAGCCAGTGGGGCAACCCGGACGACGGTTGACCGGATCGTGAATGAGCTTGAAGACCGCGGCTGGGTCGAACGCACGACGGACGGCAATTACGCCGCGACCCCTGTCGGCAGACAGCTCGTGCGGGAGCTGACACCGCTTGTCCGCGCAGTCGAGGCTATCCAGGAACTCGGAAGCGCCGTCGAGTGGCTCCCGCTCGACGAACTCTCGGTCGGACTCCAGGATTTCGCCGACGCGACGGTCAGGCGTCCGGACCGCGGCGACCCTGTAGACACGATCGACTACATGACTGACCTGGTCCGCGAGGCAAGCGAGCTCAGGGCCCTGACACACCTAGTTCCGCCGGAGTCGTTCCTCCGCGTCACGCACGATGCCATCGTATCGGGACAGCTCCGCCTGGAGGGTGTCGTCCCCACCGACCACGTCGAACCGTATATCGAGACACAGAGACGTCGCGAGCGGTGGCAAGCGATCCTCGAGGCGGGCGGTGAACTCCACCTACATGAGGCAGCTCTCCCCTGCAACATGTGGATCATCGACGAAACGGTCCTGATCAAACGCAGCGACCCCGGTCGGATGGAGGACTCCTACGGTGTGCCGGTCGTGACGACAGACGGGACCGTTCGGGACGCGGCGCACGACCTGATCGACCGATATCGGGACGCCGGAACTCAGGTCGGCCCCGGTGCGTTCGACGTGCTCGCCGACGAGCCCGAGACATCCTGAGCGGGGCTGTTTGCGCGTTCCGGAGACGACTGCGGGTACTCGCACACGGTGTGGGCAATTCCCCACGGGATAATCTGGTATGGGTTCCCGCGGAACGTGTCGGTAACGGATCGACAATGAGCCTGACTGCAATACCCAAATACGACAGCGAACGAGTCTCGACGGCAGGGGACCACGCAGTCGTGGTCGGCGGGAGTATGGCTGGCCTGGTGAGCGCCCGCGTTCTTGCGGATGCCTTCGAGTCGGTGACCGTGCTCGAACGCGATTCGCTTCACGACGACCGGGAACCCCGTCGTGGCGTCCCCCAGGGACGGCACGTCCACGCACTCCAGACGGCCGGACGGGAGGTGCTCGAAACGCTGTTTCCGGGCTATCAGCAGGATCTGGCCGCAGCCGGTGCTGAAGTGATCGACGTGGCCACGGATTTCAGTTTCTACGACGAGGGGGGCTTCGTGGCCGATGGCGACGACCGACAGCCGATGTACTGTGGGACTCGACCGCTCTTCGAGGTGGTGACGCGACGCCACCTCACCGCCCGTGACGATGTCGCGCTCCGGGACAACTGTCAGTTCACGGGCTACCGTACGGACGACCGTGACACGACGGTCACCGGCGTCACACTCCGTAACGAGCAGGCGCGATCCGAGCGGCTTACCGCTGACGTGGTCGTCGACGCGACCGGCCGGACGTCACGAACGCCCGACTGGCTGGAGGCTCACGGCTACAGCGTGCCGCCTCTGGAGGAGGTCCACGTCGACCTGGCCTACAGCACGGCCTTCCTCTGCCGACCGCCGGACGACCGGCGCGCGTTTCACGTCATGCCGTCCCCGCCGCGGAAACGCGGGGTCGTGGTCCTGCCGGTCGAGGGCGACCGGTGGGTCGTGACGCTGTTCGGCGTCCACGGTGACCACCCACCGTCGACCATCGACGGGCTGCGAGACTTCGCCGCCGAACTCCCGGCCGAGCCGGTCCAGAGACTCCTCGACACCCACGAGCCAGCCTCGACGGAAGTCGCACAGTATCCGGTCCCCTCGAGCCGGCGCCGGAGGTACTGGGACCTGGAGCGCTTCCCGGACGGGCTGGTCGTCGCCGGTGACGCGGTCGCGAGTTTCAATCCGGTCTACGGGCAAGGGATGTCCGTCGCAGCGCTGCAAGCGTTACAGCTCCATCACACGCTTGCAGAAACGGGAGCCGAAGACATCGGAGTTCAGTTTTTCGACCGGGTCGAACCGGTCATCGAGGACGCGTGGAACGTCGCCGTGGGCACCGATTTCCGGTTCGAGGAAACCGAGGGACCGAAGCCGACCGGGACGGACCTTCTGAACCGGTATCTGTCCAGGCTGACTCGCAAGGCT
It encodes:
- a CDS encoding FAD-dependent oxidoreductase; translation: MSLTAIPKYDSERVSTAGDHAVVVGGSMAGLVSARVLADAFESVTVLERDSLHDDREPRRGVPQGRHVHALQTAGREVLETLFPGYQQDLAAAGAEVIDVATDFSFYDEGGFVADGDDRQPMYCGTRPLFEVVTRRHLTARDDVALRDNCQFTGYRTDDRDTTVTGVTLRNEQARSERLTADVVVDATGRTSRTPDWLEAHGYSVPPLEEVHVDLAYSTAFLCRPPDDRRAFHVMPSPPRKRGVVVLPVEGDRWVVTLFGVHGDHPPSTIDGLRDFAAELPAEPVQRLLDTHEPASTEVAQYPVPSSRRRRYWDLERFPDGLVVAGDAVASFNPVYGQGMSVAALQALQLHHTLAETGAEDIGVQFFDRVEPVIEDAWNVAVGTDFRFEETEGPKPTGTDLLNRYLSRLTRKAHRDATLADAYARVISLERRPTSLLRPTVAWRVLKPSPL
- the gatE gene encoding Glu-tRNA(Gln) amidotransferase subunit GatE; translated protein: MSTGEYDYEELGLVAGLEIHQQLDTETKLFCACPTDLREPEESTRRFTRYLHPTKSELGEIDAAALEESRVEREFEYLAYDSTCLVEEDDEPPGRVDREAMETTLEIAALLDMDPVDQAHVMRKIVVDGSNTTGFQRSMLVATDGAIETSEGPVGVEDMMLEEESAQRVEETDTGVRYSLDRLGIPLVEIGTDPDIRSPEQAREAAERIGMLLRSTGKVKRGLGTIRQDVNVSIAEGARVEIKGVQSLDDIDDIVRNEVARQAELLDIRAELTDRDAAVGDPRNVTEVFADTDSGVIRGALSDGGRAMAVRLAGFDGLVGHELLPDRRLGTEFADHAKRHGAGGIFHTDELPAYGVTEEEVEALREAVGAEEGDAVALVADDPETAELAIDAVAERAATAIEGVPEETRDANEDGTTRYLRPLPGAARMYPETDVPPVEPDPSEVEPPELLTEKVDRYQQEFGLDGSLAEQVAYGRRMPLFEAAVERGVDPNLAARTVESTVTELRRDGVPVEELTDDHFRGVFALLADDEVASEGVPDLLTALAEEPALSAEEAAEQEDLGSANTEAVREAVVEVVERHADQVEEEGMGAFSALMGECMGALRGKAEGDVVSDVLREEIQKRAT
- a CDS encoding Zn-ribbon domain-containing OB-fold protein, producing MTEGPRTGPLAPEDVTSGSPFTLPGFFDALAEGRLVAGRCTDCGTHLVPPRPACYGCGSRAVETEEQPQTGTVVSYTAVYQPPSPFADLAPVTVAVVELDSGARLAGRVTADLEEVEIGSAVELRVRDPAEVGIDPEMHLSYEAEWPVHEFALR
- a CDS encoding thiolase C-terminal domain-containing protein — its product is MVQAHIATVGTSPVGRTDLPGRDLFSRALAEAFEGLPDPAEVVDAVYVGAQSERYENQIMQGTLLAEWAGLRNCPAERVEACAAAGALALKNAVRDVRAGVHDAVLACGVEKMTAGGTEGATNALAAAFERALEQRSGITAPSQYALLARRYLHETDATEEDLARIAVKNHRNAAANPRAMFDHEVDVETVLESDPVAPPLKLYDCAPVSDGAAAVLVAEPGTAADLGTEPVEVAGVGTAANTLAVAERDLTYVEGADVAAGRAYEEAGVEPADVDVAEVHDAFTVCEALLAEAAGFAPGGRGAETVREPGERSPGWTDVRVNTSGGLKARGHPIGATGLFQAVEGYEQLTGRAGDRQVPDADTALLINEGGLADAHTAVHVLRRAGR
- a CDS encoding helix-turn-helix transcriptional regulator, coding for MGEREDGTMEDALKEIAYLTRSPNRVRILDCLAEGPRTRREAKEASGATRTTVDRIVNELEDRGWVERTTDGNYAATPVGRQLVRELTPLVRAVEAIQELGSAVEWLPLDELSVGLQDFADATVRRPDRGDPVDTIDYMTDLVREASELRALTHLVPPESFLRVTHDAIVSGQLRLEGVVPTDHVEPYIETQRRRERWQAILEAGGELHLHEAALPCNMWIIDETVLIKRSDPGRMEDSYGVPVVTTDGTVRDAAHDLIDRYRDAGTQVGPGAFDVLADEPETS